In the genome of Paenibacillus sp. FSL R5-0766, one region contains:
- a CDS encoding carbohydrate ABC transporter permease gives MSYSQKRKLTNSIIFIVLAIGAIAMIAPLIWMLSTSLKEKQDVFALPPVWIPEVFQFGKYKEIWEAGPLLSGIKNSLIVAVSVTVVGTFTSSIAAFAFAKLRFPHKNKLFLALLASMMIPYPTVMIPQFIMFAKLGWVDTLLPLIVPGLFGNVIMIFFLRQYLLSVPDAIIEAAKIDGSSYFRLYSSITFPLIKPAIAAQLILWFMGIWNDYLAPIIYLNSPEKQTLQLVIANFNATYAIQTDYPLIMAASIVALLPVLIIFLIFQKQIIESVAISGVKG, from the coding sequence ATGTCTTACAGTCAAAAGAGGAAATTAACAAACTCGATCATTTTTATCGTACTCGCGATTGGTGCGATTGCGATGATTGCACCACTGATCTGGATGTTGTCCACGTCATTGAAGGAGAAGCAGGATGTGTTCGCGCTTCCGCCTGTATGGATACCTGAAGTATTCCAATTTGGAAAGTATAAAGAAATCTGGGAAGCCGGTCCCCTACTCAGCGGGATCAAAAACAGCCTCATCGTTGCGGTGAGTGTAACGGTGGTGGGTACGTTTACGTCCAGTATCGCAGCCTTTGCTTTTGCCAAATTAAGATTCCCGCACAAAAATAAACTGTTTCTTGCGTTGCTGGCATCCATGATGATTCCTTATCCAACAGTCATGATTCCGCAATTCATCATGTTTGCCAAGCTGGGCTGGGTGGATACGCTGTTACCACTGATTGTTCCTGGCCTGTTCGGTAACGTAATCATGATCTTCTTCCTGCGCCAATACCTGCTTAGTGTGCCTGATGCGATTATTGAGGCGGCCAAAATTGATGGAAGTTCCTACTTCCGGCTGTACTCCAGTATTACGTTTCCGCTCATCAAACCGGCGATTGCTGCACAGCTGATTCTCTGGTTCATGGGCATCTGGAACGATTATCTGGCACCGATTATTTATCTGAATTCACCGGAGAAGCAGACGTTACAGCTCGTTATAGCAAACTTTAATGCCACGTATGCGATCCAGACGGATTATCCGCTTATTATGGCGGCGTCGATTGTGGCTCTGTTACCTGTATTAATCATCTTCCTGATCTTCCAGAAACAGATTATTGAATCGGTTGCCATTTCGGGAGTGAAGGGATGA